DNA sequence from the Strigops habroptila isolate Jane chromosome 4, bStrHab1.2.pri, whole genome shotgun sequence genome:
TTTCCCATCCAGACTTCCATAGCCCCTCTAGGCCTCCCCTGACCCCTCTGCCCCCTCTGTCCTCCCGATCCCCGCTGTGCCCCCCCGACTTCCCCATGTATCCCCCGCCCCGCCGTGTCCCATCCCGAGCCCCTATTCCCCATCACCAGCCCCCCAATTCTCCCTCCAGACCCTCCCTGACCCCTCCGGCACCCCCCCCTCCTCCCGACCCCCCATGTCCCATCTCCGCCCCCGTGTTCCGCCCTGACCCTTTCACACCCCCCTCCAGCCCTCCCACgtccccctccctgtcccccattgcccccccgCCCCATGTGTCCCCCCCTGGTGCGCCCCTCCCGGTGTGTCCCCCGGTGTGTCCCCCGGTGTGTCCCCGGTGCCGCTCGCtccgtcccgtcccgtcccgctCCGGCCGCTCCCGCTGCCCCCGCCCGTCCGGGGCTATTTTTACCCGGCGGGGGCAGGTGCCGCCTTCACTCACCGCACACCGCGGGGCACGCGTGGGGCCGGGGGGGCGCGGAGGGGGCATGTGGCCGGGCGGGGGGACACGCGCGGGGCACCGGAGGGGGACACCGGAGCGGGGTCCGGACACTGGGAGGCGTGGGGGACGCGGGGGACACGGGGGACAcgggggacatgggggacacgggggacatgggggacacaGGCccgggggggacacgggggacGCGGAGCCCCCTGGGACGGGCAGGGGGCGGAGCCCGCCCGAAGCCCCGCCCCTCCGCGGCTGTGGCACCGCCCCCGTGGGGGGCAAAGCGCGCGCCCTCCCCGCCCCTCCGAGGCTGCCGGCGCCGCCGCGCCCCCTCCCGCGGCCCCCAATCAGCGCTGGGGACGCGAGGCTCTACCCCCACGCGCCTGGCTTCTTATTGGCTGAAGCCCACTCTGGGGTGGGGTTGTGGTGCGTGTGGGCGGAAGTCCGGCGCCCACGTGGTTCCTGCCGGGAGCTGCCGCGGGGTCCCGAGTCAGGACGAACCGAACCGAGCGGGGCCGAGCGCAGCCGAGCGGGGCCGAACCGAGCCGAGCGGCACCGAACTGGGCGGAGCCGAGCCGAGCCTAGCGGAGCCGAGCCGAAAGCGGCCGAACCGAGCGCGGCCGAACTGAGCCGAGCGGGGCCGAACCGAGCGCGGCCGAACCCAGCCGAGCGGGACCTGAACCGAGCGGGGCCGGTCCGGAGCGCACCGCACCGCCATGGACCCGCTGCGAGCGCAGCAGCTCGCAGCCGAGCTGGAGGTTGACATGATGGCCGACATGTACAACCGGTGCGCGCTGCCGGCGTGGCGGGACGGGGGCTGCGGGGAGCACGGCGCGGGGGGCAGTGAGGGGCCGGGGGGTGCCCGGGCATGGGGGTCACTGGGGATGCCCATGGCTGGGAGACCCTTGGTGTGCCCAAGGTATGTTGGGGAGGGGGGCTCCATGCGGGTGCCCATGGCTGGCAGGGGGTCACTGGGGATGCCTGGGGAATGGGGACCATTCGGGGTACCCATGGCGGGGGGGGTCACTGGGGGTGCCAATGGCTGGGGGACCCTGGGTGTACCCAGGTGTTGGGGATTGGGGTCACTGGGGGTGCTTATGGCTGGGGGGACACTTGGGATGCCCGGGTTTGTGGGATCACTGGGGGTGTCCATGGCTGGGGGGGGTACTGGGGGGTACAAGGGATGCTGGGGGTCcgtggggtgctggggctggtggggtgTCGGGAGCATGGGGGGCTCTCTAGGTGCTGCGCACTGGTGCTGGGTGGCACCGGGGGCTCAGGGCCTGAGGGTGCTGGTGCGGTGCAGGATGACGCAGGCGTGTCACCGAAAGTGCGTCCCCCCCCACTACAAGGACGCGGAGCTGTCGAAGGGGGAGAGCGTGTGCCTGGACCGGTGTGTGGCCAAGTACCTGGAGGTGCACGAGAGGATGGGCAAGAAGCTGACAGAGCTGTCGCTGCAGGACGAGGAGCTGCTGCGGCGCATGCAGCAGGGCACCGGCACTGCCTGACCCCGCACCCCAATAAACCGGAGCCTTCGGGCCAGCTCGATCGCTTCCCTCGGCCCCCAAACCCCGCCATGGGATGTGCTGGGGCACACGGTGAACCCAGCGGGTGCTGTAGGGGGCACTCCCTTTCGTGCTGTTCCCAGGCGCCACGTGCTGTGTCCTTGAGGGGGGCACCCCGGGTGTccccccctgcccagcccacCCCATGAAATCCCCAGGATtaggcagagctgggctgagccCCTCGTAATCCCCTGCAGGGTGGGGACAGTTGAGAGGACACACGCATGGACGTGgtcctggagcagctggaggggGACAGGCACAAAGAGAGGTGAGGGTGGGAAAGGGACACCCCTGATGGGGGCACCCAGCCCTGATGGGGGCACCCAGACCTGATGGGggcacccagccctgcacagggcCACACAGACACATCCAGAGACCCCTGGGAAGGAACCCTGAGGACACCCGAGCAGGGACAGCTGGACACACGGACATACCCACACACCACCGGGAGAATTGGAGAATACAGGGGAGTCCCCGTGCACCCAAGAACTACACCAGCACTGGGACACCCCAGCGCGAGGTGAAGAACACCTGCAGAGGGGCACCCCTGGGGTGACACCCACCGGAAGGGAACCCACGCCACGGGTGGGCAGCGTCcccctgtctgtctgtccatcccCATGCGGGTGTGTTGGGCAGTGGGGCAGGCTGCGGGTGGCGCGGGGCTCCCGGTACATGGTGGGTGCCGCACGGCAGCAGGTGCGCAATGCGCGGTGGTGGGTGCCAGCACCcgcgggggggaggggggttgtctgtctgtctgtccccgCGTCCGTCCCCCCCCGCGTCCGCCCCGGCTCAGCCGCACTGCCATCAATatttcagcaggagcaggcGGTGACCTGGAAAGGCAGCAAGTGGctctgtctctgtgtgtgcGCGCCCCCCCGCCGCAGCCAGGCCTCGCTCTCCCAAAATAAGaccatttttaataaataatttcccAGCTTTCGGTCCctgttgggggtttttcccACTCAGGATCGGGGGGACCCTGCGTCCCGCAGCCCCCCACAGTTCTAAGCGCCCCCCCGGGGAGAAGGGGGGCACGGGCAGCCCGAGGAGCGGCtcagagccagggcaggagcagacccaggaggggcaggaggacGTGGGGCtgccggggggcggcggcggcggccggggggGTGCAGGGGGCCTGCGGGCAGCCGGGGGCCGCGGGGGGGCCGCGGGAGTCACGGGACGGGGGGGGCGGCCGGAGCTGGGGGCCCCGCAGGTCGTGCGGGGGGAGCCCGTCGCGGTAGAAGGCAGAGGGCGGCGCGGCCGGGAGCGTGCCGGGGCGGCCCAGCGCCCGCCCGGGGGTGCCCATCACCGCCACCACGCCGCCACCAACGCTGCCACCGCCACCAACGCCATCGCCATCATCTTCCTCCCGCTCCCGCTCCTCGTCGTCGTCGTCGTCATTGTGGTCGGGGCAGGCGTCGAAGTCGCGCGCGCGCAGGTGGCGCAGGTCAGTGCCGCGGCGCTGCGGGGGGCTGGCGCACGGCACGGCCGAGCTGGACACGCGCGTGCGCCGGAACCAGGCCCAGAGCGGGCGCGCGCGGCAGTCGCAGGCCCAGGGGTTGGCGTTGAGGCGCAGGAACTGGAGCGCGGGCAGCGCGGCCAGCGGGTCCCCGGGCAGCGCCACCAGGCTGTTGTTGAACAGGTAGAGGATGGTGAGGCGGGACAGCCCGCGGAAGGCGCGGCGGTGGATGGTCACCAGCCGGTTGGCGTGCAGCAGCAGCCGGTCCAGGCTCAGCAGCCCTCGGAAGACGCCCTCCGACAGCGCCCGCACCCGGTTCCCATGCAGGAAGAGGTGGCTCAGGTTGGCCAGGTCGGCAAAGAGGTCGTCCTGTGGTGCGGGGGGACAAGGGGTTGGTATATGGGGTGTGCAGCCCCACCGGGGCGATCCCGGCCCTGCCCCACATCCCTCAACGGGGGCAGTCACCCAGGGTGTCCCACAGAGCCGTGCCCCATGTCCTTGTCCTGCAGGCATCACCCATCACCCTGCCCTGTGTCCCTGCGCCGTGGACATCGCCTTGTCTGTGTCTCTGCTCCATGGACACCACCCAACAACCAGCTCCATGAGCATTGCCCATCGCCCTCTCCCATGTCCGTACTCCATGGTGTCACCCGTCATCCTGTCCTGCCTCCTTGCTCCATGGACATCACCCAACACCTTGTCCCACAACCCATCTCCATGAGCAACACTCTTCCCTGTATCCCTACTCCATGAATATCACCCATCTTCCTGTACTGTGCCTGTACTCCCTGGTGCCTCCCATCACCCTGCCCCATGGGCATCACCCTGCTCCATGGGCATCACCCCGTCCTGTGTCCCTGCTCTGTGGGTGACACCCATCACCTTGACCTGCGGGTCTCCCACATCCCAAAGTCATCACCCACCGCCCTgctccccccatcccctgccccacaggCACCCCACAGCCGCactggggcagccccagggccGTGGCGGACCTGGAGGTAGAGCAGCCCGTTCTCCTGCAGGTAGAGGTACTGGAGGCTGTGGAGGCCGCGGAAGATGGCGCTGGGCAGGGTGGCCAGCTGGCACCGGTAGAGGTGCAGCGCCTGGAGGCGCCGGAGGCCGTGGAAGGTGTCGGGGGCCAAGACGCGGAGGTGCGGGTTGTCACCCAGGTCGAGCTCCTCCAGGGCGGGCAGGTGGCGGAAGGTGCCCGGCTGGATGGAGGAGATGTTGTTGGAGTAGAGCCAGAGGGTGACGGTGCTGGGCCCGAAGGTGCCCGCCCGCAGCGCCCCGATGACGTTGTTCTGCAGGAAGAGGCGGCGGGCGCCGGGCGGGAGCCCCGCGGGCACCGAGGAGAAGTTGTTGGCCTGGCAGCTGACGGTGGGCGGCGAGACGTAGCACGTGCAGAGCGCGGGGCAGGCGGGCGCCCCGCCGGGCACCCACACCAGCGCCAGCAGCAGGGCCGCCAGGCGCCCGCCTGAGGGCACAGCGGGGCGTCAGCGCGGGGTCAGCGCGCGGCAACGCCGCCCCCCGCggcccccctgcaccccccggCCCCCCATGGGGAGCCCTGGAAACATGCCCACCCTCATGGCCATGGGGCCCAGTGGGACCGTGCCCACCCTCATGGCCATGGAGCTCATGGAGAATCCCTGTGCCGTGACCACTCCACAGGGCTGGACACCCATAGGAGCCCCCCAAGGCCATGCCCACCCACAAGGCAATGGAGCCCATGGAGAACACCTAGGCCATGTCTGCCCGATAGGGCTGGACACCCCATGGAGCCCCCCAGCACTATGCCATCCATAAGGCCATGGAGTCCATGGAGAGCCCCAGGGCTACGATGGTCCTGTAGGGCTGGACACCCACAGGAGCCCCCCAGGGCCATGCCCGCCCATCAGGCAATGGAGCCCATGGAAAACCCCAAGGTCATACCCACCCATAGGGCCATGTAGCCCCAGGAGGCCCCAGGTCCGTGTCTACCCCACGAGACCATGCCCATCCTGCACAACCATGCCCACCTCAAAGTGCTGAGCACCCCTAGAAGCCCCGCCAGGCCCACACGAGCCCCATAGAGCTGTGTTCCCCAGCGCCCCCCTCCAAGAGCCATCCTACCCCATAGAGCCATAGCCCCAGGAGCCCCCAGGGCTACGCTTCCCCCCAGGAGCCCCACAGGTCCATGCCCACCCTATCAGGCCGTGCCTATCCTGCAGGACCATCCCCAACCCCCCAGGCtgggcaccccaaaaccacccccctCATTGGCCTGTGCACCCCTGGCACCTCCACGGGGTCATACCAGCTACACTCCCATGGGACCCCCAAGGCTCCCTGACCGCCCCACGGGGCCACAGACCCCTGGGACCGTGTTTGCCCCCCCGGGACCACATTCCTATGGGACCATCCCCACCCCATGGGGCTACACCCGTCCAGGACCATCCCCAATCCCTGGGACTATGGACCCCTTGGGACCgaccaccccccccccccccaccggaCAAAgggggggggtatgggggggtGTCCACGTGCGCGCGTGCCGCGGCCACGTGCGGGGAGGGGCACGCGTGGGCGCGCGGGCTGACGCTCTCGCCACTGACacgagccgccgccgccgcttctcccccccccaccccgccccaTCCCGtccaacacccccccccccccatcctcctTTCCatatccatccatccatccccccCCTCGGGGCTGCAACCCGAGAGCTTCATCCATAATTCAACCTCGGGCGCCTGGCCCCATGCCCGGGATGCGGGGATGCTCCCGGTAAcgggggaggggagaggggggtgGCCCCCTCCGGTGCACCGGAGGTGCACCGGAGGGTGGccccccccctctcccctccccctaTTGCGCTATGGGGAGGGGGggcacccacccacccacccacagAGGCATCTGCTCAGCCCCGTACCGCCGTGCGCCCCCCACCCGCGTCCCATCTGTCACTCCCCCGTCGCCGCGGGCTGACTCAGTGGGGAGCTGAAGTCACCGGTTACCGGTGCACCCCCCCCCAtataccccccccccccccccggagtCCTGCTATGGAACCGCTGCACCGCCCGGGGGTACCCCATGGAACCCGCGGTGCACACCCGGGTGAGGTGTGGGGCACGCACAGACCGGGACTGGGGGGGGCTTGGAGTGGTACCGAGCACCCCATGCGGCACCCACATGGAGGGATAGGGGTTTGGGGGGTACCGGGTGTCCTGTGGGTCCCGGGGCACCCCCACGCTAAGCTGCACCGAGATCACGGTGGGTCTCGGGGGACACACAGCTCGGGATGGGGGGGCTTGAGGGTGGCATCGACGACCCCGTGGGGCACCCACACCCGGGGCTGGAGGTCCTGGGGTGGCATCGAGCACCCCATAGGGCACCCACAGCTCGGGATGGGGACCCTGGGCTACTACCGGGTGGGTCGTGGAGTACCTACACCGCGGGATGGGGGTTCGGGGTGGATCCGAGCACCCCGTGAGTCGCAGGGCACCCACACCCCGCAAAAGGGGTCTTGGGGTGGCATCGGGCACCCCGCGGCTCATGGGGCACCCGCACGTCGGGCTGGGCTGGCACCGGGCACCCTTGGGTCGCAGGGCGCCCGCACCCCGGGCTGGGGGTCCCAGGTTGGCATCGAGCACTCCGTGGGTCGTGGGGCACCCCCACGCCGGGTTCCGCACCCCGGAGTGCGCCGGGCACCCGTGGGTCGCGGGGGGGTCACCCGGCTCCGGCCTCGCCCCACGCCCCCCGGAGCACCCTCACCCCGCGCCGCCGCGGGCACCCCGAGAGAAGAGCCCCGGGAGCGCCCCAAGCTGGGACCGCGCCCCGCGGGGCGGCTCCCCCCGCCCCACCGGAGGTCAACGGACGCGCGTGGGCCCCCGCCGCCCCCACGCCTACCTTGGGGCAGGTCCCGAGCCGTGGGGGGCCGCATGGCGGGGCCGCCGCTCAGGCGCTGCCCGCTGCCCCGGGGCTCATGGCCGCTGCCGGGGGGGCCGCTCGCCCCGGCCGCAGCCCCGGGGCATGGCACGGGTGGGCTGCGGGCACGGGTGGGCTCGGCTCTGCGCTCGGCTCTGCCCGCGGCTCCGgtggggctgagccctgcccCGCGCCGCGCCTTATCCCGGGGCGGCCGCGctccgccccccgccgccggccccgccgaTTAACCCTTGCGGGGCCGGCCCGCCACGCGTGGGGGGGGGCCCACAAGGGTGCCCGGGGAGGCGAGGCGGTGCTCGGGGGTGGGGGCGCGGGTCTGGACCCACGGCGGGAGGGCGTGACCCGCGGTGGGGACGCGGCGGTCGGTGGTGGGGCCCCCCCCCACTGTGTCCGCGGGGGTCTCGTGGGGTGCGGGGGGGATGCGAGCACAGGGCACGCGGGCCGTGTCCCTGCGCCCCCCATGACCTCAGGCTCCCCCCCCGCATGGGGCTGCCCACGGTGGGTGCCACGGCGATGGGCGCGCCGGGCactgggggggggtcccggcccCCACCCACGCAGGACCGGGCGCTGTCCGTGGTGCTGCCGCCGGCGCTGTCCATGGTGCCGATCGCGCCGCCCCCACCCGGGACAGCGGCACCCCCCGCGCGGGGCCGTGCGGTTCGTGTCCCGCACTGGGGCCCACgtggggtgcggggggggcaCACGCGTGTCCGCGCCAGGCTGCGGCGCACGAGCTGGCACCGGCGCGTGTTTGCGGCGCCGGCTCCGGCGTGTGAAATGCCACAATCTGCCGCGGCCGCCACGCGTGGGCCGCGCGTGGGAGGCGCGGGGCTGACTCAGGGGCCACCATCCGGTACCGCCCCGCCGGTGCCACCGGTACCCCCCCACCGCCCGGGGGGGGCTCCGTCCACCcgcatggggacatggggatggggtgaGCAGAGGTGGGCgctggagggatggatggatggagggatggatggatggagggatggatggatggatggatggatggatggatggatggagaatAGCTGGAGAGGAGGACAGAGGACAAGACAGGTGGAGGACAACAAGAGAGGACAGAGGGACAGACAGATGGGTGGAAGGCAGCTGGAGAACGGACCCAAAGGGTGCAGGACATCTAGAGAGGATGGACGGATGGACAGGTGGAGGACAGAGACAATGGAGGAGAGATGGACAGGTGGAGGACAACAGGAGTTGACAGAGGGACAGATGGACCCATGGAGAGCCGGAGAGGACAgagggatggatgggtggaAGGAGGGCAGGTGAGGGCAGGAGGGCCAGCTGGGCACGGGCAGGGCAAGCGGTGGGTGGTGGGACAGATAGAAGCTGAATGGGTGTGAGGGTGAATGGAGCTGAGGTTGGGGACAGATGTGTCCGGGAGGGGGACAGATGGACGGGTGTCAGGCAGATGGATGACTGACAGAAGGTTGGATGGGtgacagacagatggacaggTGATGGACAGATGGATGGGTGACAGACAGATGGATGGGTGATGGACAGACGGGTGGATGATGGACAGACAGATGGGCTggaggatggggacaggatgggTGGTTGAAAGCACTGGTGGATGGACGAGTGGACGGATGAGGTGGTgggaagacagacagacagacagatggacagatGGAGGAGCGGACTTGGTGTGGGCAGCCAAGAGAAGGGTGGTGGGAGGGACAGGGGAGTGCCCGCTGTgaggtgcaggcaggggagcaTGGGGACAGGCCCAGGGGTGGCCCAACGTGCTCCAGGGGTGGCCTAAGGTGGCCCAAACTGGCCCAAGGTGACCTAAGGATGGCCCAGAGTTGTTCCATGGTGGTCTAAGGTGGCCCAGGGGTGGCCTAAGGTGACCCGAGGGTGACCCAAGGTGACCTAGGGGTGACCCAAGCTGACCCAGGGGTGACCCCGGGGTGGCCCAGGTGACCAAAGGTGACCGAAGGGTGACTTAAGGTGGCCCAAGGTGGTCCAAGGTGACCCAAGGTGGCCCAAGGGTGGACTAAGGTGACTCAAGGTCTCCCAGGGTGACCTAAGGGTGACTGAAGGTGACCCAGGGGTGGCCCCCGCTGTAGAACACCTCAGGGACACCAGGAAGAAGGTGGCTCGCCTGGGGGGGTGCAGCGGTGACACGGCGGGgaggggacacgggggggggcTCAGCCGGGAGAGGACCCGGCCTCACGCGGTGCCCCGGGGCCGCTCCACCGGGGCCGCCTCCCGCGTCCGTCcgtaccccccccccccggcaaCGCCGCAGCAGGGGCGGGGCCGGACCGGGCCGCTCCTCTCCGCCCGCCGCGCCGAGGGGCGGGCAGCACCGGCAGCACCGGCAGCATCGGCAGCACCGGCAGCACGcgcggggcagcgccgggggCAGCGCCGGTCCCTCCCCGTCGCGCCGGGCCGCGAGCCGCGGGTGAGTAACGGATGGAgcgggggcggcggcgggaggagcCGGGCGGAGAACGGGAACCGCGTGGGCCAGGCCGCGGCCGGTTCCGGGGGACTGGGGGGGCTGAGGGCGCGGCTGTGGGGCTGCGGAGGgggaggctgtggggctggggccgTGGGGCTGTGTCGGGGCCGTGGGGCAGGGCTATGGCCGGGGAGGACCCCCGAACCCCGCCACCACGTgcttcctctcccagctccatAAGGCCTCGCAGTGCTCTGCGCGCTGTGCCCCACGGCTGCTTCCCCCCTTCCGCGCACGGGCAAAGGCCGctgcccgcccccccccgcccccgccgctgcccccgTCCCTGCCCCGCGGGGCACGGCCCACCCCGGggcaccccacaccccccccaccgGAGGGCAGCGGGGTGGGCAGGGGCCCGCAGGGTACGcgcagcacagccccacagcagcccctgGAGAAGCTGCACACCCTCAGCGCGGGACCCGCCGGTCCCGGCAGGAGGGAACCGGCCTTGGCCACAATTAATGATTAAAACGAAGGAGGCCCGGGCCACCGGCGCGGGGGGGGGTGCCCCTTTGTCCTCACCTGACCCCAGTTACGCTCGGGGTGACCCGGGGGACACGGCAGGGCCAGGGTGGCTGAGGGGGGCTGGCGGCACCAGTGCTGGGGCTCCTGATCCTCTGGTCCCCTGGGGGGTGTTACCAGGATGGGGGCGGACACTGCTATGGCCTGGAGAGACCAGTATGGCTTGGGGACACCAGTACGGTCGGGAGAGACCAGTATGGCTTGGGGACACCAATATGGTTTGGGGTAACCGGTATGTCGGGGTTGCCATCATGGCTTTGGTGGCCGATGACACCCGCAGCAGCGCCCCAGTGCCGCCCTGGTGCCCCCGCTGAGCTCTCGCCCCCCCGGGCCAAGCACCATCTGCCCGGGGCTGGCTAATCTTTAGCCGCCGCCGGCGCTGTAATGAGGCCTCATTAACGGCCATTACATCGGACCGGCCGCCAGCGGGACACTGGCACCGCGCTCGGTGGGGGGCTCGGGGCGGGTGAGTGGGGCTGGGGCACGCGAGGCCGGGCCGGGGACGTGGCCTTGGCACCGCGCACAGCGGTGACACCAAGGGACGGGAGGTCCCAGCCACGTAGGGGGGTTGACCTGGTGCCCCCAGGGGGTGACCTAGTGTCCCCCGGGCATGTGTCACGGTCCCCAGCACTGTGCCAGGGTCCCTGGGGGCATGACTGGGTCCCTGGGGGTGGGACAGGGTCACAAAGATGCCGTGCCGGGGTCCCCAAGGGACGTGCCGGTGTCCCCATGGGCTGTGCCGGGGCCCCAAGGGCTGTGCCGGGTCCCCAGGGGACGTACCGGGGTCCCCAAGGGCTGTGCCGGGTCCCCAGGGGCTGTGCCGGGGCCCCAAGGGCTGTGCTCTGTCCCGAAGGGCTGTGCCGGGGCCCCAGGGGGTGGGTCCGTGTCCCGGGGGCTGTGCCAATGTGCCGGGCTCTGCGCCTGTGttcccagggctgtgccagggccCCCGCTGGGACACGCCGGGTTCCCAGGGGCTGTGCCAGCTCCGGAGGGTGCCGGTGTCCCGGGGGGTGGGGGTGCGGTGCCCGCGGTGCTCACACCGGGGTGCGCGGCACCGTGCCAGGGTCCCGCGGCCGTGCCAGGGGAGGTGGCCGGTCCCTGGGACGGGCTGGCGCTGGCAGATAGGGCGGCCGCGGGGGAGTCCCGGTGCGGCTGGGGGGGGACCGAGCTGCTATCGGGCCCAGGCAGCCCGGGGGGGGGCCATGGTTGCTCTCGGGAGATTAGTGGGGTCCGTGCTGGCGCGGGTGCGGGTGCACATCTGAGCTCGGCAGTGGTGACAGTGACAGCGGGAAGGCCTGGCCTTGTGCAGGTGggtggggggcacaggggggtgCCAGCACATATGCATGCGTGTGCAATGTGTGTGAGCCTGTGTACATATGTGTGCAAAGCCTTGGTGCCAAGCAGGGTCCTTGCCCATGTTGTAGCGTGCTGGGGACCGGTGCCAGCCACCAGTGGCCATGGACAGGGGCATTGCTGGGGCCGCGGGGGCCTTTGCCCAGTGGCGACATGGCCGGGTGCCGGGGTGTCATGGTGTGGGTGACCCAGTGACCCCGGGTGGGTGCTGGTGCCGGGTGTGTGTGCCGGGTGTCAGGGTGCGGGTACCGGTGACCGCTGTGTGTGCCCGCAGATGcagcggggccgcggggccggtGCCATGGCggggggcggcgcggggctgcCCAAGCGCCTGGGGACGCTGCTCTCGGGGCTGCTGGAGTGCGGCGCCTTCTGCGGCCTCATCTTTGGCTGGGCCTCCCTCGTCTTCGTCCTCAAGGACCTGCAGTACTTCAAGGAGTGGTGCCAGCCCACAGACATGCCAGGCcccaacgacaccaagctgcTTGGTACGGCCCCAACGGCACCCTTTCGGGGCGCTCGTGTCCCAGGGTGCTCACGTCCCCGGTGCACTGCGGTGCCCCAGGTTCTCGCTGTCCTAATCCCTGGGTCCCCACTGTCCCATGTCCTGCGGTGCCCTATGTCCCCATTGCCCCTGCTGTCCTCGTGTGTGTGCTGGGTGTCACACATGTGTGTCCCCACTGTCCCCACGCCTGTGTCCCCACTGTTGTGGTGCCCCATGGGTACCCCTTGTCCATGCTATCCTTATGGCCATATCCCCACTGTCCTGATGTCCTGTGATGCCACgtgtccctgctgtccccataGTCGTGTCCCTACTGCCCCCATGTCCTGCAATAGCTCATGTCCCCACTGTCCTGATATCCTGGGTGCCCCATGACCACACTGTCCCCATGCCTGTGTCCCCACTGTCCCTATGCCCTGGGGTGTCCTGTGTTCCTGTGTCCCCGTGTCCCCTGTCCCCGCTGACGGCCGCCCCGCAGACTGCAACCACCAGGATGAGCAGTTCTCCCTGGTCTTCACCATCGGCTCCTTCATGAACAACTTCATGACCTTCCCCATGGGCTTCATCTTTGACCGCTTCGGCACCACGGTCGCCCGCCTCATCGCCATGTGAGCGGcggggcagtgctggggcacccatgggtgctgggggggagggTGTGAGGGGTgttgtgagggtgctggggggtgttATCGGGTGTGGGTGTTATCGGGGCGGGCAGGCAGggtggggcaggcagggccctgcctgtgctgggggaCCCATGGCAAGGGGGCACCCGTGGCAGCCTGGCTGGGCCTGCACTGACCCATGGTGCTGGTGTTGGGGAACTGGGGAGGGGCACAGCCCATTCAGGCACCTGCCCCCAAATGCCACCAATTGTCCCCAGTGTgtcccacccccccccccccactgcccccagccCCCTCTATGCCCTCAGATCTCCCTGATGTCCCCAGGGCTTCCCCGGTGTCCCCCCGTCCCCAGGGACACCCATGGGATATTGGGGTGCTTGGTGCGAGGGGGTGCCAGCCCCCCGCAGGACCCTGTCTCATGTGTCACCACTGTCCCcatgctgcagctccctctACACCAGCGGGACCCTGCTCGTTGCCTT
Encoded proteins:
- the RTN4RL2 gene encoding reticulon-4 receptor-like 2 translates to MRPPTARDLPQGGRLAALLLALVWVPGGAPACPALCTCYVSPPTVSCQANNFSSVPAGLPPGARRLFLQNNVIGALRAGTFGPSTVTLWLYSNNISSIQPGTFRHLPALEELDLGDNPHLRVLAPDTFHGLRRLQALHLYRCQLATLPSAIFRGLHSLQYLYLQENGLLYLQDDLFADLANLSHLFLHGNRVRALSEGVFRGLLSLDRLLLHANRLVTIHRRAFRGLSRLTILYLFNNSLVALPGDPLAALPALQFLRLNANPWACDCRARPLWAWFRRTRVSSSAVPCASPPQRRGTDLRHLRARDFDACPDHNDDDDDEEREREEDDGDGVGGGGSVGGGVVAVMGTPGRALGRPGTLPAAPPSAFYRDGLPPHDLRGPQLRPPPPSRDSRGPPAAPGCPQAPCTPPAAAAAPRQPHVLLPLLGLLLPWL
- the TIMM10 gene encoding mitochondrial import inner membrane translocase subunit Tim10, with protein sequence MDPLRAQQLAAELEVDMMADMYNRMTQACHRKCVPPHYKDAELSKGESVCLDRCVAKYLEVHERMGKKLTELSLQDEELLRRMQQGTGTA